The following proteins are encoded in a genomic region of Cygnus olor isolate bCygOlo1 chromosome 23, bCygOlo1.pri.v2, whole genome shotgun sequence:
- the NCDN gene encoding neurochondrin, whose amino-acid sequence MASGSGAAPKGAAGARSATLKRCLDVLRDASSDSEQFAALLLVTKAVRAGELDSKTRRQIFDAIGFTFPNRLLTSREPPSGCPEHTFRALGLTLLACFCTDPELAGHSQILNKIPTFNDVLVSPCNPDSTSMIDDAYQCLTAVMATPRGPRELVTKGTVAALCHAYVNGDYGSDRALTLLLGLLAVAEVKCWQRDAPHLLAVLSKLSEEFLKAEDMTKFELCELLPHFIPLSSPLTRDSKGSECLHRIYKGLAKILGSKLSHSQRDPALKLAACLMQACGSEWIPAGSTGSKFLALLVNLACVEVRLTLEEPDPMETEGKKEVVTACYVLMEMGIQECLKEEESLLEEAQKMQLIRIMEEAFGAVIFYLRQVKEEELQDPFIFASVRILGAWMAEETSALKQEICELLPFLVRYAKKLFKESGTAEGLPQTDGVQAGLASAEGSVLPQDALRFLLPGFCHLTAEDRPREILISEGAPALLCDYFLHQWKGLTSEPGSLTPLTSTEMSLQTACGIFLNLVVTAPELIRQEKSFCSLMDTLLKSLPFLLPQKDHLVLAANVATLGLMMARILASSAVLQGTQSAKEFFGATIRFLSEAHITQADPSSCCSALAVSPAYASAWGDIRELWFLGMQALAGCVPLFPWLPQAVLQARWLEGLSEVLTRVAPASVDFELVAAFQGVLLELARASKPCREVILSHHGEEWANLYGMAALEQCLSER is encoded by the exons ATGGCCTCAGGCTCCGGAGctgcacccaagggtgctgcgGGTGCCAGGAGCGCGACGCTGAAGAGGTGCCTCGACGTGCTGCGAGACGCCAGCAGCGACAGCGAGCAGTTTGCTGCCTTGCTTCTG GTGACCAAAGCAGTCAGAGCCGGAGAACTGGACTCAAAGACTCGTCGCCAGATCTTTGACGCAATTGGATTCACGTTTCCAAATCGCCTGCTGACCTCCAGGGAGCCCCCTTCGGGCTGTCCCGAGCACACCTTCAGGGCACTTGGCCTTACTCTGTTGGCATGTTTCTGCACCGATCCGGAGTTAGCTGGCCACTCCCAGATCCTGAACAAAATCCCAACCTTCAATGACGTCCTGGTTTCCCCCTGTAATCCGGACAGCACTTCCATGATCGATGATGCATAccagtgcctgactgctgtCATGGCCACTCCCAGGGGTCCCAGAGAGCTGGTGACCAAAGGAACAGTGGCTGCCCTCTGCCACGCCTATGTGAATGGCGATTACGGCTCTGACCGTGCCTTGACGCTGCTCTTGGGGCTGCTGGCTGTAGCAGAGGTGAAGTGCTGGCAGAGAGATGCTCCGCACCTCCTGGCCGTGCTGAGCAAGCTCTCTGAAGAGTTTCTCAAGGCTGAAGACATGACCAAATTTGAGCTGTGCGAGCTTTTGCCTCACTTTATCCCCCTTTCATCACCGCTCACACGGGACTCAAAGGGCTCTGAGTGCCTCCATAGAATTTACAAAGGGCTGGCCAAAATTTTGGGCAGTAAACTCAGCCATTCACAGCGGGACCCTGCTCTGAAGCTTGCTGCCTGCCTCATGCAAGCCTGTGGGTCAGAGTGGATCCCAGCAGGGAGTACCGGTAGCAAGTTCCTGGCCTTGCTGGTGAACTTGGCTTGTGTGGAGGTCCGCCTGACCCTAGAGGAGCCAGATCCCATGgagacagaggggaaaaaagaagtggtAACGGCCTGCTATGTCCTCATGGAGATGGGCATCCAGGAGTGTCTGAAAGAAGAAGAATCGCTGCTggaagaagcacagaaaatgcagctcATAAGGATCATGGAGGAAGCATTTGGAGCTGTAATATTTTACTTGAGGCAG GTTAAAGAGGAGGAGCTGCAAGACCCTTTCATATTTGCTTCTGTCCGAATCCTTGGAGCCTGGATGGCAGAAGAGACGTCCGCCCTCAAGCAGGAAATCTGtgagctgctgcctttcctcGTTCGTTACGCCAAGAAGCTTTTCAAAGAGAGCGGCACAGCTGAGGGTCTTCCCCAGACGGATGGCGTGCAGGCTGGGCTGGCCAGCGCTGAAGGCTCTGTCTTACCCCAGGACGCTCTGAG ATTTCTGCTGCCTGGCTTTTGCCATTTAACAGCCGAGGACAGGCCCAGGGAAATCCTCATCTCAGAAGGGGCACCGGCGCTGCTGTGTGACTACTTCCTGCATCAGTGGAAGGGGCTGACCTCCGAGCCTGGGTCCCTAACTCCCCTGACAAGCACTGAAATGAGCCTACAGACTGCGTGTGGGATTTTCCTTAACCTGGTCGTGACTGCACCCGAGCTCATCAG GcaagagaaaagcttttgctCCTTGATGGACACGTTGCTGAAGTCTCTTCCATTTCTGCTACCTCAGAAGGATCACCTGGTTCTAGCAGCCAACGTTGCCACTCTGGGCTTGATGATGGCCAGGATCCTTGCAAGTTCAGCAG ttctTCAGGGAACCCAGTCTGCCAAGGAGTTTTTCGGAGCCACCATTCGCTTCCTGTCAGAGGCCCACATCACCCAAGCAgaccccagcagctgctgctcggCCCTGGCCGTGTCCCCTGCCTACGCAAGTGCCTGGGGTGACATCCGTGAGCTCTGGTTCCTGGGGATGCAGGCGTTGGCCGGCTGCGTGCCGCTCTTCCCCTGGCTGCCGCAAGCTGTCCTCCAGGCGCGGTGGCTGGAAGGTCTCTCGGAGGTACTGACGCGCGTTGCTCCGGCCTCGGTGGATTTTGAACTCGTTGCTGCTTTCCAGGGCGTGCTGCTCGAGCTGGCCAGAGCCAGCAAGCCGTGCAGGGAAGTGATCCTGTCCCACCACGGCGAGGAGTGGGCCAACCTGTATGGCATGGCAGCTTTGGAACAGTGTCTGTCCGAGCGATAG